The Notolabrus celidotus isolate fNotCel1 chromosome 6, fNotCel1.pri, whole genome shotgun sequence nucleotide sequence aattgaaatcGAGGGGAATACTGACAAACAAAAGGCCCTGAGGCCcacacaaaaacaccaaaaccaaTATTTTCATGGGTAGGGAAGCCTATCAAGGTAACCAGGAGATAAGAAACAAATTGGATGATAGTAAATTGTTTTCAGTGTATTTTATAGCTGATTTAAGACACAGGTCAAAACCGACACAAGAGAGAAAGCTACCACAAGAGGAAGGTTAAACTAGTTATAAATCCAATAAGAGTATTTAAAAACATATGTGAAATCTTCTTGTAACACCCAACATTTATTTCCCTAATGGAAAGATCAATATCAGATATGAGAATACTAGCAGAAGAAAGTACAATATAAAATATTACTTATATAGAAAAATAATCTATCTACAATTTATCAGATAATATATAAtgtgcataataataataataataataataataataaactctgTTCTACAACCCTTGCTTCAACTGTACTACATGTTAGTAAAATTGAGGCCATACAATGCGCAGTGAGTGATTCATCTTCTCATCAGTGCTATATaaggacaaaaacacagacccTACACATTGAAAAGTCATGAGTCATTGATAACAACTACTGCATACTTCTCGGTCTGTCACATTCAACACACTATGGCAAATAACATGATCATAACAACAGGTTTTAAGGCAGTTAGGTGAGATCgcattaaaataaaagcatgcatgtgttgtttttatattgaaTTTTAAAATGGTCTCTTTCACCTTCTGATACTTGACGGGGTCTGTTCCCCTGCAAACAAGAACATGTGCTCTGCTTCTGTTACAGTGCCACCTTGTGGTGAAATGTGGTGAAAGGTCacctcagggttttttttttcattgatgtTTAAATAAATTGTCGATCCTGTGTTGACTAAGGTCTAAGGGGTAAAGTGATCGATAGtgtcagtaaataaataaaagtacaaaactCAGAATAAATTTTccagaaaacaaatatttattgtcATCTTTTCCAAACAATATGCATATAAACAGATGCCATAAATACATCACTATTCTTATAGAAAATAGAATCTACAATCaatttacatttaataataTTATGTACAAGTTCGAGTGCATTCTATTTCTGTGTGCTGTCAGAAAAGGATGAGGTAGTGAGCTGCTGAGGGAGGCAAAGGGTTTCATTGTCTGAGTCCAGCTCTGTTCTTATATTGCTCTATACTTGGATTACTTCACAAATTCTCCCAATGCCAAGACACTCTCCACCTCAAACTTCATCTTAGATTTATGTTAAAGCATGTGTTTGAGGTTGAATCATAAAAGACTCCACATTACAAACACATACTCAgctcttcatttttcaacatctgTGGTGTTTCCACTTGCGAGTGGCCACCGCAATGTTTGCATCTTTTTTGTGCCAAGGGAAGAGGTTGATGAGAGCAAGACTTCCATCAGCCTGCACGGAACCAGTCAGCACGTAAAGCTGTGATCGACTGGGGCGCACAAGAACGTTGGCACACTGGAGGTTTATGAGGAGCCACTGCTGGAGAAGGTGCCGGGTGTCATAAGGTAGCAGAGGGCCCTGGCGGATAAACTCAACCCGGCCTTCAATCTCAAACTCTGGCTCTCCTGTTGGTTGGCGATGGCGATGGACTTTGGCAGTCACAGCTGTACatacaaaaatgaattaatcaaCTTGAAGCACAATAAAGAAAGAATCATGGCCAAACAGGatatagaaaacaaaacacaggttaCAAAAGAATTCGATAACTTACCAAAGTCATGGTGGCAAAAAGCATCCAGGACTGTTTTCATTGCAGGAGCCTCTTCCACAGCTGGGCAGTTCTGGCATGCAGGTCTGGGTAAGTCtgtgacaataaataaaacaggattTAATAAAACTGTGAGACCTATACAGTAATactttgaaatatatatataaaaaaacaaggcaGCAAAGTAAAATAGAGCTCTAATATTTGGTGTGTGGTAGATGCTTACCTTTGGCAAAGTGGCCAAATTTAGCATGGTGAGTAAGGCACATGTCTTCCTCAGCAGGAAAGCGGTCGCAATCAAGAGCCTCAGGCCAAGGGTGACCCTGACAGGCGAGAACTGGGGCACAGCTGTCCCTGACTGCCACGCACAGACTTCGGCATGGCTGGATAAaactgtagagagagagagagagagaggaaatgttacaCAGTGATCTACATATTTGTACAAGAATTCATAGAAAATAAACGAGTACAAAAATAAGAAGGAATGTGAAATGTACTTACGTGTCGAGACAGACAGGGGCAATAAGGGAGCAGAGGAAGGCCTGGGCTTGAGGGTGGCAGCCTGTCTGCAACAGGGGCCTCCAGTCCTCTGAACGAGGCACAACTTCTCCTTCCAGGTTGCTGTGACCCAAAAAGTTTGGCAGCCTCATCTCAGAGTAACCAACATCCTTGCAGACCTTCATCTGATTTGGGATCGTGACACAGCGTGTGGACTGTCCCATGTCAAATGCCGTTAAAGGACTTGCCATAGCCAGCAGAGCCACAATGAAGAACACAGCCATACTGAAGGGTTTGCAAAATCCAGAGTCCATGAGGTAGATAAATCAGGATACTTGTTGTCAGAGGTCTCTGTTGTCATTGAATGGCTTTGTGACTGCTGCTGCCGGCTTTATATACAGCAAGGTCAGCCAGCCCCATCAGTCTGCAAGTCTGTTATCAACTACCTATCAAAGGAGGCAGAGACGATGCGTTTGGAGACAGCGGCTTGTTTTGTGATGACTGCAGACAGAGGGGGGGCGGTAGGCAGATGGAGGGgggcgaggggaggggggacaCTCAGCCCTGCTTTCACTGACTGGAGCCCAGACACACAGGTCTGAATcagctctgttttcttttaaaggccCAGAAGTCAAAAATCAATTAATACTAGATCTCTTGGTCTACAGAACTGTTACtgactaaccctaaccctggttcatctgaatgtgtttgttgatttgtttaCTCACCTATCCACTTTTTACACACTATGTGAAAAACAAACGGCTCTTCTTTGCACCAActgatacataaaaataaatcatcatgAGGCTTTTGCATCTCAGAACTGTTCTAATCAACCTGATGTTTTCCATAGACAGACAGGCAGTCTCCTTCATATTGCTAGTCTCTTTCATGTGTCCCTGCTTCCTAATTGGAGGGTTTCATCTGCAGAGCCTCGGGTTCTCATTAGCAAAGCATAGTCTCATCTGGCCCACCTGGCTTTGATCTGCCAATAAAACAAACTCAGATCCACATGCAAAATGCTGTTAGACAACCTATTCTGCTGTTTGATGCATCAACAGCAAAGGAGTCTCAGGATTATTCTCTGCAGTGCATGGAAGTAACAAAAAACACTATGGAATACAGTGTCGACACACTTCTGCAGTTCAGTGATACTGCATGTTTTAACTTTCCTACatacatgttttcttttgattgaTGAGAGCATCAGACCtgagcaaaaaaataaacaagtcaaTCTGTTAATTTAGTGTGGTAGTTTtcaaaaaagttacaaattaTGATCAAATGAATAGGCAGAGCAGCATGGAACATCTTCCGCAGTGCAGACGCATCAACAATCAGTTATAAAACGCCAACATCCCATTCAAGACACCAGAGATCTTGCCCTGAGATGCAGACACAAGTGCTAATTTGTCTCGTTGTCTTTGTTATTGTATTTGAGCCTCTTAATCAAACAATGGAACTACGAAACAGCATCATCGAATTCGTTTGGATGTCGTCTGTCTGCAGATTTAGATGTGTATCTGGGGCTGATGCCTGCAGGCCTTTCAAGGACTTTCCCTCATGAATCAGAGGTCTCTATCCCAGCCAGCCTGTCATGGTCATTGTGCTTTCAGACATGACAGAGTATAGAGGCCATTCTGAGTCTCCAAAGTCCCATTCCTGTGCCTGTGTACAACCAGCCCCGTCTGCAGAAAGGGCCTTACTCTCACAGCCAGCCAGAGCCTTTCATCGGCCCCAGCTTAGCCAACTTTTACAGCCTGATCTGATGAGTGGAGGCTGGTTCCGGGTCGGGTAGACGAGTACAGCCCGTAAGAGGGGACTAACTGGGCAATTAGAGTCACAGACCAATTTGGGAGAACAATAGGGCCACACATTTAACAAGCTCCCCCTGCCAGGAGCCCAGCAGGGGTCTGTTGTTGAGCCTAATGGCTGCCCTGTAgacactgtgtctgtgttggtaATGTGTTGCCTGCTCCTGCCTTGGTTAATGAGAAAGTGATAGAGTATGAGCTTAAAGGTTGGGCACCTGTCTGTCAAACACAACTCCAGTACACTTTGAAAACTACaatgaaaatattttacaaTGCAAAAATTAGAGACCAGGTCAACTGTGATCCTCTCAGATGGGCAGTGAAATTGCTGAGTCATGCTGACATCAAATAAGTCGTTGCTCAACTATTTTTCtttctacaataaaaaaagtcgACACATTCCCTCAATTTTGGTATGAGATTCTTTACAAGTTCAAGTCATCCTGCAACACAATTTTCCCCgtacaaacaatacaataacaATCATGGCTTCTGTACTTAACAGTTGCAACAGAATTTGTATTTTACAGAAAACCCTCCCCAAAATACAACTTATACTTGTACTTTGTAGTTTGGTTCTTCAGTGAAATTTGTTACACAATAATTGCTCTCATCGTGCAGAAAGAAGAATCGGTGGCACCCTAATCTGAAGACAGATCCTAGACTGGCTCATCAGATAGTCAATAATGAGACAACTTACCCCCATAGTACACCTGCATTCCAAAATCTGTATCACAGGTTAAATTACAGAAAACAGAACGTATTTGAGAAGTCACTGCAATTATACCAACTTCAGACACATCATTCTGCTCCAgtaaagagaaaaggaaggatACCAGTTGGTATGTGCTaaatcaatgtaaaaaaaaaagaaaggtgtcTTGTTTTATAATAAAGGTTACATTGGCCTGGGCAGTACAGTCTACACACAGAGTAGAGAAAAGTAGAACAAACACCGGAGACACACATCAAAGACAGGCGTGGTGGGGCTGGGTGTCTTAGTTGGCCTCCATTGCCACAGTGAATGCAGATGAAAGCTGTCTCCTCCTTGCACGTTAGAGACTCATCAACTACAGAGATCAAACACAGAATAAGTAGAAGGTTACAGTTAGTAATAAATGAGGTTTAAGACTGTATAATGGCTGATCACTTTACATACATCTGAGTGTCTCTGAGGGAAGGAGGGGGGTCACAGCCCACATACGCCCCATTGATGAAACAGTACTGCAGCAGAGCCCTGAAACATGGATCCTGAAAGCAATCAAGACATCCAAGCTCTGTTAACAGGCTAGGTGTGTGG carries:
- the szl gene encoding sizzled, whose protein sequence is MDSGFCKPFSMAVFFIVALLAMASPLTAFDMGQSTRCVTIPNQMKVCKDVGYSEMRLPNFLGHSNLEGEVVPRSEDWRPLLQTGCHPQAQAFLCSLIAPVCLDTFIQPCRSLCVAVRDSCAPVLACQGHPWPEALDCDRFPAEEDMCLTHHAKFGHFAKDLPRPACQNCPAVEEAPAMKTVLDAFCHHDFAVTAKVHRHRQPTGEPEFEIEGRVEFIRQGPLLPYDTRHLLQQWLLINLQCANVLVRPSRSQLYVLTGSVQADGSLALINLFPWHKKDANIAVATRKWKHHRC